One window of Thermocoleostomius sinensis A174 genomic DNA carries:
- a CDS encoding L,D-transpeptidase, producing the protein MTNQGWAFNWRSDAALAALFVVGLPLFQVFQAAPAQANPATRSSTVAVTIPALPPLGEPEPFLPTPNERAIQLVIRLSERRVYVYDREQVITSYPIAIGRSGWETPTGEFEVIQMLSNPTWEHPFTGELVPPGAGNPLGSRWIGFWTDGTNYIGFHGTPDAETVGQAASHGCIRMYDQDIQALFEIVQMGTPVVVRP; encoded by the coding sequence ATGACAAACCAGGGTTGGGCTTTCAATTGGCGATCGGATGCAGCACTTGCGGCGTTGTTTGTGGTTGGGCTACCGTTATTCCAAGTATTTCAAGCAGCACCTGCCCAAGCAAATCCAGCTACAAGATCGTCTACAGTGGCTGTAACCATTCCTGCATTGCCTCCGTTGGGCGAGCCAGAGCCTTTCCTACCCACCCCTAATGAACGGGCAATTCAATTGGTGATTCGGTTAAGCGAGCGCCGGGTATATGTATATGACCGAGAGCAAGTTATCACCAGCTATCCAATAGCGATCGGGCGCAGCGGCTGGGAAACACCCACTGGCGAATTCGAGGTCATTCAGATGCTGAGTAATCCTACGTGGGAACATCCCTTCACGGGTGAATTAGTTCCGCCAGGTGCGGGCAATCCGTTGGGTTCGCGCTGGATTGGTTTTTGGACAGATGGCACAAACTACATTGGCTTTCACGGCACGCCCGATGCGGAAACAGTTGGACAGGCGGCCTCCCACGGTTGTATCCGCATGTATGACCAGGATATTCAAGCACTGTTTGAAATTGTACAAATGGGTACGCCCGTTGTAGTGCGTCCCTGA
- a CDS encoding S1 domain-containing protein has product MSLQHKLLASTTLLAVFGVGCAHSASASPLPTESDQFFSQVTSVSNTANTTNTIDITTRMAGRVISVFGEEYVRVRLDNGETRLVPIRNDAFATRRIIPGSSVIVTMRGNRIVNVARASEADLIALEEEQRRQETAVRPTTPETIVQTERIEQEQVVEQPVIEQRRPVFTQQPQVTPAPQPVRPVRAMW; this is encoded by the coding sequence ATGTCTTTGCAACATAAACTTCTGGCAAGCACAACCTTGTTAGCTGTGTTTGGCGTTGGATGTGCTCACTCGGCGAGTGCGTCCCCGCTTCCAACTGAAAGCGACCAATTTTTTAGCCAAGTTACATCAGTAAGCAACACCGCCAACACAACCAATACAATTGATATAACCACGCGAATGGCGGGAAGAGTTATCAGCGTATTTGGTGAAGAATATGTGCGTGTGCGCTTAGATAATGGTGAAACTCGCCTAGTACCAATCCGCAATGATGCCTTTGCCACCCGGCGCATTATTCCCGGCTCTAGCGTAATTGTCACGATGCGGGGAAATCGGATTGTGAATGTTGCACGAGCCTCAGAAGCAGACTTAATTGCCCTAGAAGAAGAACAACGTAGACAGGAAACGGCTGTGCGACCCACAACGCCTGAAACGATCGTGCAAACTGAACGAATTGAGCAGGAACAAGTGGTTGAACAACCGGTGATTGAGCAACGTCGCCCTGTATTCACGCAACAACCCCAAGTAACACCTGCACCGCAGCCTGTACGCCCTGTGCGCGCTATGTGGTAA
- the aroA gene encoding 3-phosphoshikimate 1-carboxyvinyltransferase: protein MPTATIILNRTETHDSLTISAPTPGGLHGRLQVPGDKSISHRALMLGAIAQGETRIQGLLLGEDPRSTAACFRAMGATISELNSDLVTVQGVGLGRLQEPIAVLDAGNSGTTMRLMLGLLSSQPACFFTVTGDDSLRSRPMKRVIQPLQQMGAQIWHRHGGFAPLAVQGRILQPIHYQSPIASAQVKSCLLLAGLTAEGNTTVTEPALSRDHSERMLKAFGAEVLVDPETHSATVVGPAQLQGQTVIVPGDISSAAFWLVAGAIVPGSELVIENVGVNPTRIGILEALLAMEADITQENCREVAGEPVADLRVRSSALKACTIAGDLIPRLIDEIPILAVAAAMAKGTTVIRDAAELRVKESDRLAVMAAQLNRMGANITEHPDGLDITGGTALTGTEVDSYTDHRVAMSLAIAALVATGTTTIHRAEAAAISYPEFTTTLQQVCGV from the coding sequence ATGCCAACCGCAACCATCATCCTGAATCGCACTGAAACCCATGATTCCCTGACAATTTCTGCACCCACCCCAGGAGGTTTGCATGGGCGCTTACAGGTTCCAGGAGATAAATCTATTTCTCATCGCGCGCTCATGTTAGGAGCAATCGCCCAAGGCGAAACACGCATTCAGGGGCTGCTGTTGGGCGAAGATCCGCGCAGTACAGCGGCTTGTTTTCGGGCAATGGGGGCTACCATTTCAGAACTAAATTCGGACCTCGTTACAGTACAAGGCGTTGGGCTAGGACGCTTGCAAGAGCCGATCGCCGTGCTGGATGCAGGCAACTCTGGCACTACGATGCGGTTAATGCTGGGCTTATTGTCTTCGCAGCCCGCTTGTTTCTTTACCGTCACCGGAGACGACTCACTGCGATCGCGCCCGATGAAGCGAGTCATTCAGCCGCTTCAGCAAATGGGTGCACAAATTTGGCATCGCCACGGGGGGTTTGCGCCACTGGCTGTGCAAGGACGAATTTTGCAGCCTATTCATTATCAGTCGCCGATCGCCTCGGCTCAAGTGAAGTCGTGTCTTCTTCTAGCGGGCTTAACAGCCGAGGGCAACACAACGGTCACTGAACCTGCTCTATCACGCGATCACAGTGAACGGATGTTGAAAGCCTTTGGGGCGGAGGTGCTAGTTGATCCAGAAACTCATAGCGCTACCGTCGTTGGCCCAGCACAGTTACAAGGACAGACTGTGATTGTGCCCGGTGACATCAGTTCAGCCGCATTTTGGCTAGTTGCAGGGGCGATCGTGCCCGGCTCAGAACTCGTGATTGAAAATGTGGGTGTGAATCCGACTCGGATCGGAATTTTAGAGGCGCTGCTGGCGATGGAAGCAGATATTACGCAAGAGAACTGCCGGGAAGTGGCGGGCGAACCTGTAGCAGATTTGCGTGTGCGATCGAGTGCACTGAAAGCTTGTACCATTGCGGGAGACCTGATTCCACGCTTGATTGATGAAATCCCCATTCTGGCAGTGGCGGCAGCAATGGCCAAGGGTACAACTGTGATCCGCGATGCGGCCGAGTTGCGGGTGAAAGAGAGCGATCGACTGGCGGTGATGGCAGCACAACTAAATCGTATGGGAGCCAACATCACCGAACACCCAGACGGGCTAGACATCACAGGAGGGACGGCTTTAACAGGCACAGAGGTTGACAGCTATACCGATCATCGGGTGGCCATGAGCTTGGCGATTGCCGCTTTGGTGGCAACCGGAACGACAACAATCCACCGAGCCGAAGCGGCCGCCATTTCCTATCCCGAATTCACAACTACCCTGCAACAGGTCTGTGGAGTGTAA
- the pyk gene encoding pyruvate kinase encodes MQPFEHRTKIVATIGPASRSPSVFKQMVQAGVNVARLNFSHGSYDDHASTIAMIRSVSAELDMPVTILQDLQGPKIRVGEMPEGGLELVENGFLTLVPVSDFDHQPDTVSIDYPFLAEEAIPGTQVLLDDGLLELVVKDIQGHAVCCQVIKGGRLKSHKGVNLPSLNLRLPSMTEKDQQDLAFGLSQGVDWISLSFVRRGEDIRTLRALLAEHGKSNIPVLAKIEKPQAIENLEEILSECDGMMVARGDLGVELPPEKVPMLQKHIIRRCNQVGIPVITATQMLESMIQNPRPTRAEASDVANAIVDGTDAVMLSGESAVGAYPIQAVAIMARIAAEVEKGIQFDNNPPAKTDETHALSEALNAIDHILDLRYIVAFTSTGYTARLAAAERPNAPVIAITPNLSVYHRLNLGWGIKPILIEEEVDTFEEVIQQTERCLLERYLAAPGDRILIMGGIPMKTAGGTNFLKIHTIGDER; translated from the coding sequence ATGCAACCTTTCGAGCACCGCACCAAAATTGTTGCCACGATCGGGCCGGCGAGTCGATCGCCAAGTGTGTTTAAGCAAATGGTTCAAGCTGGGGTCAATGTTGCTCGGTTAAACTTCTCGCACGGCAGCTATGATGACCATGCCAGTACGATCGCGATGATTCGCAGCGTTTCCGCAGAACTGGATATGCCAGTTACAATTTTGCAAGACCTGCAAGGGCCCAAAATTCGCGTTGGAGAGATGCCAGAAGGCGGCCTGGAACTGGTGGAAAATGGGTTTTTAACGCTCGTTCCCGTTTCAGACTTTGATCACCAGCCTGATACCGTCTCGATCGATTATCCGTTTTTGGCCGAAGAGGCCATACCAGGCACCCAGGTTCTGCTGGATGATGGTCTGCTGGAATTGGTGGTCAAAGATATTCAAGGCCATGCTGTTTGTTGTCAGGTGATTAAAGGCGGACGGCTCAAAAGCCATAAGGGTGTTAATTTACCAAGCTTAAATCTGCGGTTGCCTTCTATGACCGAGAAAGATCAACAGGATCTAGCGTTTGGTTTGTCTCAAGGCGTAGACTGGATTTCCCTCAGCTTTGTGCGTCGTGGTGAGGATATTCGCACCTTGCGCGCTTTACTGGCAGAGCATGGTAAGTCTAACATCCCAGTTTTGGCAAAGATTGAAAAGCCACAGGCGATCGAGAATTTAGAGGAGATTTTGTCAGAATGTGATGGCATGATGGTGGCTCGAGGTGACTTGGGAGTTGAGCTACCACCGGAAAAAGTACCGATGTTGCAAAAACACATTATTCGTCGCTGCAACCAAGTTGGTATTCCGGTGATTACAGCGACGCAAATGCTAGAGAGCATGATCCAAAATCCTCGCCCTACTCGAGCAGAAGCCAGCGATGTAGCCAATGCGATTGTTGATGGAACTGATGCCGTGATGCTATCGGGTGAATCGGCGGTTGGAGCCTATCCCATTCAAGCTGTTGCAATTATGGCGCGCATTGCGGCTGAGGTAGAAAAAGGCATTCAATTTGACAATAATCCTCCTGCTAAAACCGATGAGACTCATGCCCTCAGTGAAGCCTTAAATGCGATCGATCACATTTTAGATCTACGCTATATTGTGGCGTTTACCAGCACAGGTTACACAGCCCGATTAGCCGCAGCAGAACGGCCAAATGCACCCGTTATTGCTATCACACCCAATCTCAGCGTGTACCATCGATTGAATCTAGGTTGGGGAATTAAACCCATTCTGATTGAAGAAGAAGTGGATACCTTCGAGGAGGTAATTCAGCAAACCGAGCGCTGTTTACTAGAACGATATTTAGCTGCGCCGGGCGATCGAATTTTAATCATGGGAGGAATCCCCATGAAAACAGCGGGGGGAACCAACTTTCTCAAAATTCATACCATTGGCGATGAACGATAG
- a CDS encoding MotA/TolQ/ExbB proton channel family protein, with protein sequence MSNLLDLVVKGGPVMIPIVGFSVATVACALERAWFWFQLLSQEDRIVHDVLEAARYNLDDARTIAEQAQHLPIGRFLLAPLKLKQPTPETFRLAMEAAGDREFVQMRKGDKLLETTVAVSPLLGLLGTVTGLIATFGNLNIGGGGTTEQASRAAAGIGEALITTAAGMIVAILALLVFRLLVTLQARQMDYFSDVGTELELIYRQVWYEPALVESDGHITPEPATRS encoded by the coding sequence ATGTCAAACCTGCTGGATTTGGTTGTCAAAGGTGGCCCGGTGATGATCCCAATCGTGGGATTCTCGGTTGCTACCGTCGCTTGTGCCTTGGAACGAGCTTGGTTTTGGTTTCAATTGCTGAGCCAAGAAGATCGGATTGTCCATGATGTATTAGAAGCCGCACGCTACAACCTGGATGACGCTAGGACGATCGCAGAACAGGCTCAACATTTGCCAATTGGGCGATTTCTGCTGGCCCCGCTGAAGTTAAAGCAGCCCACCCCCGAAACCTTTCGCCTCGCAATGGAAGCGGCTGGCGATCGGGAATTTGTGCAGATGCGCAAAGGCGACAAACTGCTGGAAACGACGGTGGCGGTGTCTCCGCTGTTGGGGTTGCTGGGAACTGTCACCGGATTGATTGCAACCTTTGGTAACCTCAATATTGGTGGCGGTGGCACCACCGAGCAAGCTAGCCGAGCCGCTGCTGGCATTGGGGAAGCGTTGATTACCACGGCTGCTGGGATGATTGTCGCTATCCTAGCGCTGCTAGTGTTTCGGCTGCTGGTAACGCTGCAAGCACGACAGATGGATTATTTTTCAGATGTGGGAACCGAGCTAGAACTGATCTATCGGCAGGTTTGGTACGAACCCGCCCTGGTTGAATCCGATGGACATATCACTCCCGAACCCGCTACTCGTTCATAG
- a CDS encoding ExbD/TolR family protein: MRFKQRPQQAALPEINLIPMLNVMMGILAFFVMVTMMLTTQQGVEVQLPGAPDAATPPPTDTPDPLVVTLTLQGIALEDQPVTNAQLTQAMQRYLETYRTGIVVLQADPNVPYEQVVQQLGVMKDIGGNRVSLAIDE, from the coding sequence ATGCGATTTAAACAGCGTCCACAACAGGCTGCACTGCCTGAAATTAACTTGATTCCCATGCTAAATGTGATGATGGGAATCCTGGCGTTTTTTGTCATGGTGACAATGATGCTAACAACGCAACAAGGTGTGGAGGTACAGCTACCTGGTGCTCCGGATGCCGCCACGCCACCCCCCACTGACACGCCCGATCCGCTTGTAGTGACATTGACATTGCAGGGAATTGCACTCGAGGATCAGCCTGTTACCAATGCTCAGCTTACCCAGGCAATGCAACGCTATTTAGAAACTTATAGAACTGGTATTGTTGTCCTGCAAGCCGATCCAAACGTTCCCTATGAGCAAGTTGTTCAACAGCTAGGAGTCATGAAGGATATTGGTGGTAATCGTGTATCGTTGGCGATCGATGAATAA
- the chlG gene encoding chlorophyll synthase ChlG, giving the protein MSESTTPSSESSADRTAKTRQLLGMKGAQPGETNLWKIRLQLMKPITWIPLIWGVVCGAASSGQYTWSLEHVLIAAACMLLSGPLLAGYTQTINDFYDRDIDAINEPYRPIPSGAISIPQVVTQITVLLAGGIALAYVLDLWAGHSFPTITVLAIGGSFLSYIYSAPPLKLKKNGWLGNYALGASYIALPWWAGHALFGDLNWKIVVLTLFYSLAGLGIAVVNDFKSVEGDRQLGLKSLPVMFGVSTAAWICVLMIDVFQLGVAGYLMAIQQNLYAVLLILLVIPQITFQDMYFLRDPLQNDVKYQASAQPFLVLGMLVTALALGHALV; this is encoded by the coding sequence ATGTCAGAGTCTACAACTCCCTCTTCTGAATCTTCCGCCGATCGAACTGCAAAAACGCGGCAACTACTGGGCATGAAAGGGGCGCAACCTGGAGAAACCAATCTCTGGAAGATTCGCTTGCAGTTGATGAAACCCATTACCTGGATCCCTTTAATCTGGGGGGTCGTCTGTGGAGCGGCGTCATCTGGCCAGTACACGTGGTCGCTCGAGCATGTGTTGATTGCGGCAGCGTGTATGCTGCTTTCAGGGCCCTTGTTGGCAGGCTATACCCAAACCATCAACGACTTTTACGATCGTGATATTGATGCCATCAATGAACCCTATCGCCCCATTCCATCCGGAGCAATTTCCATTCCGCAGGTGGTGACGCAGATTACGGTGCTGCTAGCAGGCGGCATTGCCCTAGCTTATGTCCTAGACTTATGGGCTGGTCATTCTTTCCCCACGATTACCGTGCTGGCGATCGGTGGGTCGTTTCTGTCCTATATCTATTCGGCTCCACCGCTGAAGTTGAAGAAAAACGGCTGGCTGGGCAATTATGCCTTAGGAGCAAGTTATATTGCGCTGCCGTGGTGGGCAGGTCATGCACTGTTCGGCGACCTTAATTGGAAAATTGTGGTGTTGACCTTGTTCTATAGTCTGGCGGGGCTGGGAATTGCCGTTGTCAATGACTTTAAAAGTGTGGAGGGCGATCGGCAACTGGGTCTAAAATCTCTGCCGGTGATGTTTGGTGTGAGCACGGCTGCTTGGATTTGTGTTCTCATGATTGATGTGTTTCAACTTGGAGTAGCTGGCTATTTGATGGCTATTCAGCAGAATCTCTATGCCGTGCTGCTGATTTTGTTAGTGATTCCTCAAATTACGTTTCAAGATATGTATTTTCTGCGTGACCCGCTTCAGAACGATGTCAAGTATCAAGCCAGCGCTCAGCCGTTTTTGGTATTGGGAATGTTAGTCACGGCGTTGGCGCTCGGACATGCCTTGGTGTAG
- a CDS encoding ExbD/TolR family protein, with product MRFKHRQQGSDLPEVNLVPMMDVLMTVLTFFIIVSMTLRGQQLANVRLPETDGAGGVPAEETEATVTLVVGLNAENEILINNQPVTTTQLTQQIQQFLSENPQGMVLLKADRGLRFSQVSQVLKTMRDIGGSQVSLAFDRSEAN from the coding sequence ATGCGCTTCAAACATCGTCAGCAAGGATCTGATTTGCCAGAAGTCAATTTGGTGCCGATGATGGACGTGCTAATGACCGTTCTGACATTTTTTATCATTGTTTCGATGACTTTACGGGGACAGCAATTAGCGAATGTCCGTTTACCTGAAACCGATGGAGCGGGAGGCGTTCCGGCAGAAGAAACCGAAGCCACAGTCACGTTGGTAGTGGGTCTCAATGCCGAGAACGAAATTCTAATCAACAATCAGCCTGTGACGACTACACAACTCACCCAACAGATACAACAGTTTCTTTCCGAAAATCCACAAGGAATGGTGCTGTTAAAAGCCGATCGGGGGCTGAGATTTAGCCAAGTAAGTCAAGTACTCAAGACGATGCGCGACATTGGCGGCAGTCAGGTTTCGTTAGCCTTCGATCGTAGTGAAGCAAATTAA